In the genome of Gammaproteobacteria bacterium, the window AGGATCAGACTCCCTCGCAGGTCGTGCGCCGCCTGATCAGGGACTACATCGAACAGCGGCTCGGGCAACCCTGGAAACCCGGCGACAAGGTCGTCGGGACGCCGCAGTAGCGGCGCCATCGGGCAGGCATCAAATCAGGCCGTTCGGATCTCATATCCGGTCAAGCGCGCGTTGCGGCGCCGGTGGCCGTTTCAATTGGGCAAGCGAGTGCTTAAATTAGGGCCTCGACAATATTCAACACCTCATACGGGAACAGTGTCATGCGCAATCCCCTGCACACCAAACTCTGCGAGCGGCTGGGCATCGAGTATCCAGTCGTCGCGTTCACGCACTGCAAGGA includes:
- a CDS encoding CopG family transcriptional regulator, with protein sequence MSIEKRTSRLTLLIDPDKKAVFEQLCAREDQTPSQVVRRLIRDYIEQRLGQPWKPGDKVVGTPQ